Proteins encoded together in one Prunus dulcis chromosome 3, ALMONDv2, whole genome shotgun sequence window:
- the LOC117621404 gene encoding DEAD-box ATP-dependent RNA helicase 53, mitochondrial-like, with product MMTTILRRSPSIATVRSFAAIETLLFNHHSFLAASTPDLVLPANGALGGEVRSYTVSAPKPKLGPSYGFQVRDLHAKSGPLNYRASTALSAEFAVDYSYDESSKKSGQDDGLEIAKLGISQDIVSALAKKGITKLFPIQRAVLEPAMQGRDMIGRARTGTGKTLAFGIPILDKILKYNAKHGRGRNPLALVLAPTRELAKQVEKEFHESAPGLDTICVYGGTPISSQMRQLDYGVDVAVGTPGRVIDLINRGALNLSEVQFVVLDEADQMLQVGFQEAVEIILEKLPKKRQTLMFSATMPGWIKKLTQNYLKNPEVIDLVGESDQKLADGISLFSISSDSYGKASIIGPLITEHAKGGKCIVFTQTKRDADRLAYAMSRSYKCEALHGDINQTQRERTLAGFRDGNFNILVATDVAARGLDVPNVDLVIHYELPNNSEIFVHRSGRTGRAGKKGSAILVYTQDQSRAVRTIEQDVGCKFTELPRIAVDGKSIDMMPDMGRFNTKSSRFGQAGPGFSRPGFGRSSGYGDSSGQMGRSSGSRPGRFGSFGDSAQSGGGFSGSGSNRGGNFSGSGFGRSSGSGGFGSSDRSSGFGGFGSSDRSSGFGGFGGSDRSGGSRNFSLDRQSGFADENSSRFGTFGADDQNAGRRHF from the exons ATGATGACCACCATCCTCCGAAGGTCACCTTCCATAGCCACGGTACGGTCCTTCGCCGCCATCGAAACACTCCTGTTCAACCACCATTCATTTCTCGCCGCGTCGACGCCCGACCTCGTACTCCCCGCAAATGGTGCTCTCGGTGGTGAGGTTAGATCCTACACAGTCTCAGCGCCAAAGCCGAAGCTGGGTCCTTCCTACGGGTTTCAAGTGAGGGACTTGCACGCGAAATCTGGGCCGTTGAATTACCGGGCGTCGACGGCGCTGAGCGCCGAGTTCGCTGTTGATTACTCGTACGACGAGTCGTCTAAAAAGAGCGGCCAAGATGATGGACTCGAGATCGCGAAGCTAGGGATTTCTCAGGACATTGTATCGGCTTTGGCCAAGAAGGGTATCACTAAGCTGTTCCCCATACAG AGGGCTGTGTTGGAACCCGCGATGCAAGGGCGTGATATGATTGGTCGTGCTCGAACAGGAACAGGGAAAACTCTTGCGTTTGGGATACCCATCTTGGATAAAATCCTTAAATACAATGCCAAACATGG GCGTGGGAGGAACCCTTTGGCTTTGGTTTTGGCTCCAACAAGGGAACTTGCAAAGCAAGTTGAGAAGGAATTCCATGAGTCGGCACCTGGCTTGGATACAATTTGTGTTTATGGTGGTACACCCATTTCAAGTCAAATGAGGCAGCTTGATTATGGGGTTGATGTGGCTGTTGGCACACCTGGTCGTGTAATTGATCTTATTAATAGGGGTGCTTTGAATTTATCGGAAGTTCAATTTGTTGTCCTTGATGAAGCTGATCAGATGCTCCAAGTGGGATTTCAAGAGGCCGTTGAGATTATCTTAGAGAAGTTACCGAAGAAACGTCAGACCTTGATGTTTTCTGCAACAATGCCGGGTTGGATTAAAAAGCTTACTCAAAATTACCTGAAAAATCCAGAAGTGATTGATCTT GTTGGGGAGTCTGACCAGAAATTGGCAGATGGAATTTCTCTATTCTCGATTTCATCGGATTCATATGGAAAAGCATCAATTATTGGACCACTTATAACA GAACATGCAAAAGGAGGAAAGTGTATTGTTTTTACGCAGACAAAACGTGATGCTGATCGATTGGCATATGCCATGTCAAGAAGCTATAAGTGTGAAGCTTTGCATGGGGATATTAATCAAACCCAGAGGGAAAGGACCCTTGCAGGTTTTCGAGATGggaatttcaatattttagtTGCCACTGATGTCGCTGCTCGCGGGCTTGATGTGCCCAATGTTGATCTG GTGATACATTATGAGCTTCCAAACAATTCAGAAATATTTGTTCATCGGTCAGGCCGAACAGGTCGTGCTGGGAAGAAAGGAAGTGCTATTCTTGTTTACACACAGGATCAATCCAGGGCTGTCAGGACTATTGAACAAGATGTAGGATGCAAATTCACAGAG CTCCCTCGGATTGCTGTTGACGGCAAAAGCATAGACATGATGCCCGACATGGGTAGGTTTAACACAAAAAGTAGTCGATTTGGTCAAGCAGGACCAGGATTTAGCCGTCCTGGATTTGGTCGTTCCAGTGGCTATGGTGATTCTTCTGGTCAGATGGGTAGATCTAGTGGATCCCGTCCTGGTCGTTTTGGTTCCTTTGGTGATTCCGCTCAATCTGGAGGTGGGTTTTCTGGATCTGGCTCAAATCGAGGAGGAAACTTCAGTGGTTCAGGTTTTGGTCGTTCAAGCGGTTCCGGAGGGTTTGGTAGTTCTGATCGTTCAAGTGGTTTCGGAGGGTTTGGTAGTTCTGATCGTTCAAGTGGTTTCGGAGGGTTTGGTGGTTCTGATCGTTCTGGCGGTTCTAGGAACTTTAGTTTGGATCGCCAGAGTGGATTTGCTGATGAGAATTCTAGCCGTTTTGGCACCTTTGGTGCTGATGATCAAAATGCAGGGAGAAGACACTTCTGA